A section of the Pedobacter sp. HDW13 genome encodes:
- a CDS encoding acetyl-CoA carboxylase carboxyltransferase subunit alpha: MQQIKTSFDFEKPIADLVQQIEKVKQVAEKTKVDMSATLDELDGKLDETTNNLYKNLTGWNKVQMSRHPDRPQTLDYISMICDDFIELHGDRTVKDDKAIIGGFASINGQTVMVIGHQKGKNTKERQYRNFGMANPEGYRKALRLMRLAEKFNKPVISFIDTMGAYPGLEAEERGQGEAIARNLLEMSILRVPIICVVVGEGASGGALGIGIGDKVYMLEHTWYSVISPESCSSILWRSWDFKEKAAECLKLTSDDMFGNKLIDGIIPEPLGGAHQDPELMGQTLKEYILKDLASLGKLKTDKLIEQRIDKFCAMGVVNE, translated from the coding sequence ATGCAGCAGATAAAAACATCATTCGATTTTGAAAAACCTATTGCCGACCTGGTTCAGCAGATAGAGAAAGTTAAGCAAGTTGCCGAAAAAACTAAGGTAGATATGTCTGCCACTTTAGATGAGCTTGACGGTAAATTAGATGAAACTACCAATAACTTATATAAAAATTTAACCGGTTGGAATAAGGTTCAAATGAGCCGTCACCCAGACCGCCCGCAAACACTCGATTATATCAGCATGATCTGTGATGATTTTATTGAGTTGCACGGCGATAGAACGGTTAAAGATGATAAAGCTATTATAGGTGGTTTTGCTTCAATAAACGGCCAAACAGTAATGGTTATTGGTCACCAGAAAGGTAAAAACACCAAAGAGCGGCAGTACCGCAATTTTGGTATGGCTAACCCTGAAGGTTACCGCAAAGCTTTACGCTTAATGCGCCTGGCCGAAAAATTCAATAAACCTGTAATTTCTTTTATTGATACCATGGGTGCTTACCCGGGTTTAGAAGCCGAAGAGCGCGGACAAGGTGAAGCCATTGCACGTAACTTGTTAGAAATGTCAATCCTTCGCGTACCGATTATCTGTGTCGTTGTAGGAGAGGGCGCCTCAGGCGGAGCTTTGGGTATTGGTATTGGCGATAAGGTTTATATGCTTGAGCACACCTGGTATTCGGTTATTTCTCCTGAATCTTGCTCTTCTATTTTATGGAGAAGCTGGGATTTTAAGGAAAAAGCAGCAGAATGCCTTAAACTAACGTCTGACGATATGTTCGGCAATAAGTTAATTGACGGGATCATTCCTGAGCCTTTGGGCGGTGCGCACCAGGATCCTGAATTGATGGGGCAAACCTTAAAAGAATACATTCTTAAAGATTTAGCTTCATTAGGTAAGCTAAAAACCGATAAACTGATCGAACAACGGATTGATAAATTCTGTGCGATGGGTGTCGTTAACGAATAA
- a CDS encoding DUF2723 domain-containing protein: MNYSKVNNIVGWICFLIATITYVLTLEPSASFWDCGEFIASAFRMQVVHQPGAPLFLMIQRFFSIFATGDLTRIAYWMNVGSAVSSGATILFLFWTITALAKKTIVKAGEELTSGKLISIMGAGAVGALAYTFSDSFWFSAVESEVYAQSSLFTAIVFWAILKWEAHADEPRADRWLLFIAYIMGLSIGIHLLNLLTIPALAFVYYFKRTDKATTGGIFKTLIVGILILAVIQYGIIQYLVSFGAYFDLFFVNTLGMGFGTGVLFFAILLIGALVWGIRYSIKHQKKLLNLGLISTVLIIFGYASFSMIIIRAKADPNLNNSAPKDAFSFLSYLNREQYGDRPLGYGPNYNSERTGVTEGKTIWRKGKEKYEVAGKKTDYEYNNNTLLPRMYSDDPKHAQFYKEWMHLDDSKTPNLVDNVGFLASYQIGYMYMRYFFWNFVGRQNDEQGQGSGFEGEWISGVKPIDTWLRGNQSNLPPSTIDNKAYNRFFFLPLIMGIIGALWHFKRNQKDAGVVGLLFFFTGIAIVLYLNQKPLEPRERDYAYVGSFYAFAIWIGLGALALKEWVFKKLTPTAGAIGATVIGLLAAPVIMAEQGWDDHDRSTKLVPHDIALDYLQSCAPNAILFTYGDNDTYPLWYIQEVENVRPDVRIVNLSLFDTDWYINGLRQKQNESAPLPITMKPEQYVQGERDVMPYDDYKLAGNVELKNVVDLLLSNDESDKVPMQDGSKSNFLPTKNFKITVDPQQVVSTGTVSAADASKITTEMDWKFNKGYVTKGTLAMFDILAHNNWKRPIYFASTVPSEQYNGLDKYLYSEGLALRLLPFKADTTSTDERPEQLNTPALYNNVMTKFKWGNMKTAKYLDPQSSDDTFIFTNIFSSLTSSLIKDGKIAEAKKVVDKYYEVMPDKFFGIRTVVVKFYMAENLYKLGETARANDILEKSGDYITKELNYLADISESKKSLTGSQNIQTGLYYLDRMIKTSKAAGQDKLSDKLQKTFNTLEGRLSMFFPQQGPQ; encoded by the coding sequence ATGAATTATTCAAAAGTTAATAATATAGTAGGCTGGATCTGCTTTTTAATTGCTACAATAACTTACGTTTTAACCCTCGAGCCTTCCGCTAGCTTCTGGGATTGCGGCGAATTTATCGCATCAGCATTCAGGATGCAGGTAGTTCACCAGCCAGGTGCACCTTTATTCCTAATGATCCAACGTTTCTTCTCTATTTTTGCCACCGGCGATTTAACCCGGATTGCTTACTGGATGAACGTAGGTTCTGCGGTTTCGAGCGGGGCAACTATTTTATTCTTATTTTGGACAATCACTGCGCTGGCTAAAAAAACCATTGTTAAAGCTGGTGAAGAACTTACCAGTGGTAAACTGATCAGTATTATGGGTGCCGGAGCTGTTGGCGCACTAGCCTATACTTTTTCTGATAGTTTTTGGTTTTCGGCAGTTGAATCGGAGGTTTATGCGCAGTCGTCGTTATTTACTGCGATCGTTTTCTGGGCTATCCTTAAATGGGAAGCACATGCCGATGAGCCAAGAGCCGATCGCTGGTTGCTGTTCATCGCCTATATTATGGGTTTATCAATCGGTATCCACTTATTAAACTTATTAACTATCCCTGCGCTGGCTTTTGTTTATTATTTCAAAAGAACTGATAAAGCTACTACAGGTGGTATTTTTAAAACCTTAATTGTTGGTATTTTAATTTTGGCTGTTATCCAGTATGGAATTATCCAATACCTGGTTTCGTTCGGTGCATATTTCGATTTATTCTTCGTAAATACATTGGGCATGGGCTTTGGCACAGGGGTTTTATTCTTTGCCATTCTATTAATCGGCGCCTTGGTTTGGGGTATTCGTTATTCGATTAAACACCAAAAGAAACTTTTAAACTTAGGTTTAATTTCTACAGTACTGATTATTTTCGGTTATGCATCATTTTCGATGATCATTATCAGGGCTAAAGCAGATCCTAACTTAAATAACAGTGCTCCTAAAGATGCTTTCTCTTTCTTAAGCTACCTGAATCGTGAGCAATACGGCGACAGACCTTTGGGTTATGGCCCTAACTATAACTCAGAAAGAACAGGTGTAACTGAAGGAAAAACCATCTGGAGAAAAGGAAAAGAAAAATACGAAGTAGCCGGCAAAAAAACCGATTACGAGTACAACAACAATACTTTGTTGCCACGCATGTATAGCGATGACCCTAAACATGCCCAGTTTTACAAAGAATGGATGCATTTAGACGATTCTAAAACACCAAACCTGGTAGATAACGTAGGTTTCTTAGCCAGCTATCAGATTGGTTATATGTACATGCGTTACTTTTTCTGGAATTTTGTTGGTCGCCAAAATGATGAGCAAGGTCAGGGTAGCGGTTTTGAAGGAGAGTGGATTAGTGGCGTTAAACCTATCGATACATGGTTACGCGGCAATCAAAGTAACTTACCACCATCAACCATTGATAACAAAGCTTATAACCGTTTCTTCTTTTTACCTTTAATTATGGGCATTATAGGTGCCTTATGGCACTTTAAGCGCAACCAAAAAGATGCAGGTGTAGTTGGCTTGTTATTCTTCTTTACAGGTATTGCCATTGTATTATATTTAAACCAGAAGCCTCTTGAGCCGCGCGAAAGGGATTATGCTTACGTAGGCTCTTTCTATGCTTTTGCCATATGGATCGGTTTGGGTGCGCTCGCCCTCAAAGAATGGGTATTTAAAAAATTAACACCAACTGCCGGTGCCATTGGTGCAACAGTAATTGGTTTATTGGCTGCACCGGTTATTATGGCCGAGCAAGGCTGGGATGACCATGACCGTTCTACCAAACTGGTTCCACATGATATTGCTTTAGATTACCTGCAATCATGTGCGCCAAATGCTATTTTGTTTACGTATGGCGATAACGATACCTATCCGTTATGGTATATTCAGGAAGTAGAAAATGTGCGTCCAGATGTGCGTATTGTAAACCTGAGTTTATTTGATACTGATTGGTACATTAATGGCTTACGTCAAAAGCAAAATGAGTCGGCTCCATTGCCAATTACCATGAAACCTGAACAATATGTACAGGGCGAGCGCGATGTAATGCCTTACGATGATTATAAACTTGCAGGCAACGTTGAGCTTAAAAACGTGGTTGACTTGTTATTATCAAACGATGAGAGCGATAAAGTACCAATGCAGGATGGATCGAAATCTAACTTCCTACCAACCAAAAACTTTAAAATTACGGTAGATCCGCAGCAGGTAGTAAGCACCGGAACAGTTTCGGCGGCAGATGCTTCGAAAATTACCACCGAAATGGACTGGAAATTTAACAAAGGTTATGTTACCAAAGGAACTTTAGCGATGTTCGATATCCTGGCGCACAACAACTGGAAACGTCCGATTTATTTCGCTTCTACAGTACCTTCTGAGCAATACAACGGTTTAGACAAGTATTTATACAGCGAAGGATTAGCATTGCGTTTATTGCCATTCAAAGCTGATACGACCTCAACAGATGAACGTCCGGAGCAGTTAAATACACCAGCTTTGTACAATAACGTGATGACTAAATTTAAGTGGGGTAACATGAAAACCGCTAAATATTTAGATCCACAATCATCTGATGATACTTTTATCTTCACCAACATTTTCAGCAGCTTAACCAGCAGCCTGATTAAAGATGGTAAAATAGCAGAAGCTAAAAAAGTTGTAGATAAATATTATGAGGTAATGCCAGATAAATTCTTCGGGATCCGTACAGTAGTAGTGAAGTTCTACATGGCCGAAAATTTATATAAACTAGGTGAAACAGCCAGAGCGAACGATATTTTAGAAAAATCGGGTGATTACATCACTAAGGAATTAAATTACCTGGCCGATATTTCTGAATCGAAAAAAAGCTTAACAGGCTCGCAGAATATTCAAACAGGCTTGTATTATCTGGATAGGATGATTAAAACCAGTAAGGCAGCTGGTCAGGATAAATTGAGCGACAAGCTTCAAAAAACATTTAACACATTGGAAGGTCGTTTATCGATGTTCTTCCCGCAACAAGGTCCGCAATAG
- a CDS encoding DUF2723 domain-containing protein yields the protein MNYSRINTIGGWLCFIVAATTYILTLDQSVSFWDCGEFIASAFRMEVVHQPGAPMVSMIQRLFSTLALGDKTKIAYFMNVASALASAGTILFLFWTITALAKKTIIKKGEAISAQKIISIMGAGLAGALAYAFSDSFWFSAVEAEVYALSSLCTAIVFWGILKWESQADEPKADRWLLFVAYIMGLSIGVHILNLLTIPALIFVYYFKKHPSPKWQNIAKVFFISIAVLAVVQFGLIQYLVATAAKFDYFFVNTLGFGFGTGVMLFAILLIGGLVYGIRYSILKNKRALNLILLFTVLLLFGYSSFALLIIRAQAKPNLNNTDPENVFNFLSYVNRAQYGDRPLLYGENYNSEKIDIKETGQLYRRGEKKYESAGTRSEYVFGEKTLAPRMYSDKPEHVKFYKNYMGFDDTHKPTLMDNLKYMFSFQTGQMYMRYFMWNFVGRQDNEDGQFGGRPGTWLSGIKPIDAIRLGDQKNLPPSIAENKSYNRFFFLPLIIGLIGAVWHFKRNQKDAGVVGLMFVFTGIAIVVYLNSVPIEPRERDYAYVGSFYAFAIWIGLGVFGLKDWAFKKLTPVRASIFASIIALFAAPLIMAEQGWDDHNRSDSHVAHDMSVNYLKSCAPNAILFTYGDNDTYPVWYAQEVENIRPDVRVVNLSLFTADWYIDGMRRKQNQSEPLPITLTPNQYVAGTRDIMYYQDYKIAQRIELKEILDVLLSDNDADKVTMNDGSKYNVLPTKNLKLSVSPQQVLDTGTVPKEDAGKIADSMEWTFNQNYVTKGTLALFDILVHNNWKRPIYFTGAMPDEQYVGMNKYLYSEGLNKRLLPLKPDTAIEQDFDRINIKPLYNNLMNVYGYGNIKNASHLDRQSSDDVTMLSNMFNGLLNGLINEGKIAESKKVANKFMDVIPTKFYSMRQVMSTYYFTESLYRLNDLNRANEMIRKTADYVNKELTHLADVSESKNQLAAEQDVRFYLAYLGQMVKLTEAFKQDGLSKNLEKQYNNHIIRFTPFATG from the coding sequence ATGAATTACTCGAGGATTAACACCATTGGGGGCTGGCTATGCTTCATTGTTGCCGCAACCACCTACATTTTAACCTTAGATCAATCTGTAAGTTTCTGGGACTGTGGCGAATTCATCGCTTCGGCCTTCCGGATGGAGGTTGTACACCAGCCTGGCGCACCAATGGTATCGATGATCCAGCGATTATTTTCTACGCTTGCCCTAGGTGATAAAACCAAAATTGCCTATTTTATGAATGTAGCTTCGGCATTGGCCAGCGCAGGTACTATTTTATTCCTGTTTTGGACCATTACTGCCCTCGCTAAAAAAACCATTATTAAAAAAGGTGAAGCCATAAGCGCTCAAAAAATAATCAGCATAATGGGCGCAGGTCTGGCTGGTGCATTGGCTTATGCCTTTTCTGATAGCTTCTGGTTCTCTGCAGTAGAGGCTGAAGTTTATGCCTTGTCGTCGCTCTGTACCGCAATCGTATTCTGGGGTATCTTAAAATGGGAATCGCAGGCCGATGAACCTAAGGCAGACCGCTGGTTATTGTTTGTAGCTTATATCATGGGGCTTTCAATCGGTGTGCATATTCTAAATTTACTTACCATCCCTGCCTTAATATTTGTTTACTATTTTAAAAAGCACCCATCGCCAAAATGGCAAAATATTGCAAAAGTATTTTTTATTTCTATCGCAGTATTGGCTGTTGTACAATTTGGCCTGATCCAATATCTGGTGGCCACTGCAGCCAAATTTGATTATTTCTTTGTAAATACTTTAGGTTTTGGATTTGGAACCGGTGTAATGCTCTTTGCTATTTTGCTTATCGGAGGACTCGTATATGGTATCCGCTATTCCATCCTTAAAAACAAAAGGGCCTTAAACTTAATCCTATTATTTACTGTATTGCTCTTATTCGGTTACAGTTCTTTTGCGCTTTTAATTATCAGGGCACAGGCCAAACCCAATTTAAATAATACCGATCCCGAAAATGTGTTTAACTTTTTAAGCTATGTAAACCGTGCCCAATATGGCGACAGGCCTTTGTTGTATGGCGAGAATTACAATTCGGAAAAGATCGACATTAAAGAAACCGGACAGTTATATAGAAGAGGAGAAAAAAAATACGAATCGGCGGGAACCAGATCTGAATATGTTTTCGGCGAGAAAACCCTTGCACCGCGCATGTACAGCGATAAACCTGAGCATGTTAAATTTTATAAAAATTACATGGGCTTTGACGATACGCATAAGCCAACCTTAATGGATAACCTGAAATACATGTTTTCTTTCCAAACCGGCCAAATGTACATGCGCTACTTTATGTGGAATTTTGTAGGCAGGCAGGATAATGAAGATGGCCAGTTTGGTGGCCGCCCAGGCACCTGGTTAAGCGGCATTAAACCTATAGATGCCATCCGATTAGGCGACCAGAAAAACCTGCCACCATCGATTGCAGAAAACAAATCCTATAACCGTTTCTTCTTTTTGCCTCTAATTATCGGGCTAATCGGTGCTGTTTGGCACTTTAAACGCAACCAGAAAGATGCTGGTGTTGTTGGGTTAATGTTTGTTTTTACCGGCATTGCCATTGTAGTGTATTTAAACTCGGTTCCAATTGAGCCGCGCGAAAGAGATTATGCCTATGTAGGTTCGTTTTATGCTTTTGCCATCTGGATTGGCCTGGGTGTATTCGGGTTAAAAGATTGGGCGTTTAAAAAGCTAACGCCTGTAAGGGCAAGTATCTTCGCCTCCATTATCGCTTTATTTGCTGCACCACTTATTATGGCCGAACAAGGCTGGGATGACCATAACCGATCGGATAGTCATGTAGCCCACGATATGTCGGTTAATTACTTAAAATCGTGCGCACCAAACGCCATCTTATTCACTTATGGTGATAACGATACCTACCCGGTTTGGTACGCACAGGAAGTCGAAAACATCCGTCCGGATGTACGCGTAGTAAACCTAAGCCTGTTTACAGCCGACTGGTATATTGACGGGATGCGAAGGAAACAAAACCAATCGGAGCCCCTGCCCATTACTTTGACACCTAACCAATATGTAGCCGGAACACGCGACATTATGTATTACCAGGATTATAAAATTGCACAGCGTATTGAGCTGAAAGAAATCCTAGATGTACTGCTATCGGATAACGACGCGGATAAGGTAACCATGAACGATGGTTCAAAATACAATGTGTTGCCAACCAAAAACCTGAAACTTTCGGTAAGTCCGCAGCAGGTTTTAGATACAGGCACGGTACCCAAAGAGGATGCAGGCAAAATTGCCGATAGCATGGAGTGGACATTTAACCAGAATTACGTGACCAAAGGCACGCTGGCTTTATTTGATATTCTGGTACACAACAACTGGAAACGCCCGATTTATTTTACCGGAGCAATGCCTGATGAGCAATATGTAGGAATGAATAAATACCTATACTCGGAAGGACTGAACAAAAGGTTATTGCCTTTAAAACCAGATACGGCAATTGAACAAGATTTTGACCGCATTAACATTAAACCTTTATACAACAACCTGATGAACGTTTATGGTTATGGTAACATTAAAAATGCCAGCCATTTAGACAGACAGTCATCAGATGATGTAACCATGTTATCGAACATGTTTAACGGTTTATTAAATGGCCTGATAAACGAAGGTAAAATTGCGGAAAGCAAAAAGGTAGCCAATAAATTTATGGACGTGATTCCCACTAAATTTTACAGCATGCGCCAGGTAATGAGCACCTATTATTTTACAGAAAGCCTGTACCGTTTAAACGACCTTAATCGGGCAAATGAAATGATTAGAAAAACAGCTGATTATGTAAATAAGGAACTCACGCATTTGGCAGATGTTTCAGAAAGCAAAAACCAGCTCGCTGCAGAGCAGGATGTGCGCTTTTATCTGGCCTATTTAGGGCAAATGGTAAAACTTACAGAAGCCTTTAAACAAGACGGGTTAAGCAAAAACCTCGAAAAACAATATAACAACCACATTATCAGGTTTACCCCATTTGCAACGGGCTAA
- a CDS encoding ribose-phosphate pyrophosphokinase: MPLQFNPVKLFSGTGSKGLSLKIAEHYGKPLGNVTIHKFSDGEFQPSFDESVRGSDVFLIQSTYQPSDNLMELLLMVDAAKRASAHYITAVVPYYGLARQDRKDKPRVAIGAKLVANLLKSAGIHRIMTMDLHAAQIQGFFDIPVDHLDGSVIFVPYIKSLGLKNLTIASPDMGGSYRARTFAKFFNAEVIICDKRRKRANEIESMSIIGDVQGQDVVLIDDICDTAGTLSKAAALIMENGAASVRAVCTHAVLSGKAIETVENSVLTELIVTDTIPLKQESPKIRVLSTASLFARAIANVNEHGSISDLFRV, translated from the coding sequence ATGCCATTGCAGTTCAACCCGGTTAAACTTTTTTCCGGAACAGGTTCTAAGGGATTATCACTTAAGATTGCCGAACATTACGGCAAACCACTTGGTAACGTAACCATTCACAAATTCAGTGATGGCGAATTTCAGCCTTCTTTCGATGAATCAGTTCGTGGTAGTGATGTTTTTCTAATCCAGTCTACTTACCAGCCTAGCGATAACTTAATGGAGCTTTTGTTAATGGTTGATGCCGCTAAAAGAGCATCAGCACATTACATTACTGCTGTAGTTCCTTACTATGGTTTGGCCCGTCAGGATAGAAAAGATAAACCACGTGTGGCTATTGGTGCTAAACTGGTGGCTAACTTATTAAAGTCGGCAGGTATTCACCGCATCATGACGATGGATTTACATGCTGCACAGATACAAGGTTTCTTCGATATTCCGGTTGATCACTTAGACGGCTCGGTTATCTTTGTGCCTTATATCAAAAGCCTAGGCTTAAAAAACTTAACTATCGCATCGCCTGATATGGGTGGTTCGTACAGGGCACGTACATTTGCCAAGTTTTTTAATGCAGAGGTAATTATTTGTGATAAACGCCGTAAACGTGCCAACGAAATCGAATCGATGTCGATTATTGGTGATGTGCAGGGACAGGACGTTGTATTGATCGACGATATTTGCGATACAGCAGGAACTTTATCAAAAGCTGCGGCTTTGATTATGGAAAATGGTGCTGCGAGTGTTAGAGCGGTTTGTACACATGCTGTATTATCAGGTAAAGCTATTGAAACGGTAGAAAATTCGGTATTAACCGAGTTAATTGTTACCGATACTATTCCTTTAAAACAGGAAAGCCCGAAAATTAGAGTGCTAAGTACAGCAAGTTTATTTGCAAGGGCAATTGCCAATGTAAACGAACACGGCTCAATTAGCGATCTGTTTAGAGTATAG
- a CDS encoding 50S ribosomal protein L25/general stress protein Ctc → MKTIAISGSPRENVGKRDAKELRYEGKVPAVLYGGKEQQHFAVVIADLRDVIYTPEVNFVEIDINGTKTKAIVKDTQFHPLTDVLLHIDFLQLFDEKEIVMEIPVKLTGTSPGVKMGGKLIQKLRKLRVKALPANMPQNVEVSLEKLEVGSLFRVRDLSGDKYVITNTPEDTIVSVAMSRALKQAETEAAKGKK, encoded by the coding sequence ATGAAAACAATCGCAATTAGCGGTTCTCCAAGAGAGAACGTAGGGAAACGCGATGCCAAGGAACTTCGTTACGAAGGTAAAGTTCCGGCGGTATTGTATGGTGGTAAAGAACAACAACATTTTGCTGTAGTTATTGCCGACTTAAGAGACGTTATTTATACCCCGGAAGTGAACTTTGTGGAGATCGACATCAACGGTACTAAAACTAAAGCTATCGTTAAAGATACTCAGTTTCACCCACTTACCGACGTATTATTACACATCGATTTTCTTCAATTATTCGACGAGAAAGAAATCGTTATGGAAATCCCTGTTAAATTAACCGGAACTTCTCCAGGTGTTAAAATGGGGGGTAAATTAATCCAGAAATTACGTAAACTACGTGTTAAAGCGTTACCAGCTAACATGCCACAAAACGTAGAAGTAAGCTTAGAGAAATTAGAAGTAGGTAGTTTATTCCGTGTTCGTGACCTTTCAGGTGATAAATACGTAATCACTAACACTCCTGAAGATACTATCGTTTCTGTTGCAATGTCAAGAGCATTAAAACAAGCAGAAACTGAAGCTGCTAAAGGTAAAAAATAG
- the pth gene encoding aminoacyl-tRNA hydrolase → MKYLIVGLGNIGPDYAHTRHNIGFDIADELVKGLNGSFDNIRLAYYAEVGFKGKKLHVIKPTTFMNLSGKAVNYWMKELKIAPENVLVIVDDLALPLGKLRLKLQGSSAGHNGLKSIEEVCGGQNYARLRFGIGSDYPKGRQVDFVLGLFDKNEQLELPALIDKSVDLIKSFVTVGPAHTMTAFNK, encoded by the coding sequence ATGAAATATCTTATCGTAGGCTTAGGGAATATCGGTCCGGATTATGCGCATACCAGACACAACATTGGTTTTGATATTGCCGATGAACTGGTTAAGGGCTTAAACGGAAGCTTTGATAATATCCGCCTGGCTTATTATGCAGAAGTGGGTTTTAAAGGCAAGAAGCTACATGTAATTAAGCCAACTACCTTTATGAACCTAAGTGGTAAAGCGGTAAACTATTGGATGAAAGAGCTTAAAATAGCGCCCGAAAACGTGCTGGTGATTGTTGATGACCTGGCATTGCCACTGGGTAAGCTGAGATTAAAACTACAAGGCTCAAGCGCAGGCCATAACGGTCTTAAAAGCATAGAAGAGGTTTGCGGCGGGCAAAACTACGCACGTTTACGTTTTGGTATCGGTAGCGACTATCCAAAAGGCCGCCAGGTAGATTTCGTGTTGGGTTTATTTGATAAAAACGAGCAGTTAGAACTTCCTGCGTTAATTGATAAAAGCGTAGACCTGATTAAGAGTTTTGTTACCGTTGGCCCGGCTCACACTATGACGGCTTTTAATAAATAA
- a CDS encoding tetratricopeptide repeat protein, with translation MSTTDNQTIQPTKKGSFLQENNKSLLFIAGAVVVLVLIYLWYQGVYLKGRAEEAASKMYKAEQYVGVDSLSNKAVKGESGYPGFEQIAKEYDNTKSANLANLYLGGIYLRKGEFKQAVESLSKYSATGSPVADPLALGLLGDAYSELKDYKQAATYYKKAADKASKFTSPMFLKKLGLVNENLKDFKGAVDAYTKVKTQYPESAEAQLIDAYIARAQEQVK, from the coding sequence ATGTCTACAACAGATAATCAGACAATTCAACCGACTAAAAAAGGTTCATTTTTACAAGAGAATAATAAGAGCTTACTTTTTATAGCAGGCGCTGTAGTTGTATTAGTTCTAATCTACCTTTGGTATCAGGGCGTGTACTTAAAAGGCCGTGCTGAAGAAGCAGCGAGCAAAATGTACAAAGCAGAGCAATATGTTGGTGTAGATTCATTATCGAACAAAGCCGTTAAAGGCGAAAGTGGTTATCCGGGTTTTGAGCAAATTGCTAAAGAATACGATAACACCAAATCGGCAAACTTAGCAAACCTTTATTTAGGTGGTATTTATTTACGTAAAGGCGAGTTTAAACAAGCAGTGGAATCGTTAAGCAAATATAGCGCTACTGGTAGCCCGGTTGCTGATCCCTTAGCTTTAGGCTTATTAGGCGATGCTTACAGCGAGTTAAAGGATTATAAACAAGCAGCTACTTACTATAAAAAAGCAGCTGATAAAGCGAGTAAATTTACTTCGCCAATGTTTTTAAAGAAATTAGGATTAGTTAACGAAAACCTTAAAGATTTTAAAGGCGCTGTTGATGCTTACACTAAAGTAAAAACACAATACCCTGAAAGTGCAGAAGCACAGTTAATTGATGCGTATATTGCAAGAGCACAAGAGCAAGTTAAATAA
- a CDS encoding DNA replication/repair protein RecF: MWLKNITLLNFKNYTDAGLRFSETVNVFTGNNGSGKTNMLDAIHYLCLCKSYFNPIDTQQIKTGEEVFMIQGDFDRSEKNEKISCGVKRNQKKQFKRNKKEYDKLADHIGLFPVVMVSPYDVNLIMEGSEERRKFIDNVISQTDGHYLDQLITYNRILANRNALLKQIAITRRYDPALLEILDEQLVLAGNKIFGTRKAFMDEFIPMFNQYYIYLTENKEVVELNYQSQLNDATFEDLLKKSVEKDRVLERTTTGIHKDELAFVISNMPLKKFGSQGQQKSFLIALKLAQYAYLAKNKGFKPLLLLDDIFDKLDDNRVQKLMQMVSHHDFGQIFITDTGKERVKSIFEKIEVDVTLFEVDNGTIENA; the protein is encoded by the coding sequence ATGTGGTTAAAAAATATTACCCTGCTCAATTTCAAGAACTATACCGACGCCGGTCTCCGTTTTTCGGAAACGGTAAATGTTTTTACGGGTAATAATGGATCGGGCAAAACCAATATGCTCGATGCCATCCACTACCTGTGCCTGTGTAAAAGTTATTTTAACCCAATCGATACCCAGCAGATTAAAACAGGCGAAGAGGTTTTTATGATTCAGGGTGACTTTGACCGCAGTGAGAAGAATGAAAAAATTTCTTGCGGGGTAAAACGCAATCAGAAAAAGCAGTTTAAACGCAATAAAAAAGAATACGATAAACTGGCCGATCATATTGGCTTGTTTCCCGTGGTAATGGTGTCGCCATACGATGTGAACCTGATTATGGAAGGGAGTGAAGAACGCAGAAAGTTTATCGATAACGTAATCTCGCAAACCGACGGACATTATCTCGATCAGCTGATTACCTATAACCGTATTTTAGCTAACCGCAACGCTTTATTGAAACAGATTGCCATTACGCGCAGATACGATCCTGCATTGCTCGAAATTTTAGATGAGCAGCTGGTGTTGGCTGGCAACAAGATATTCGGTACCCGTAAGGCATTTATGGATGAGTTTATCCCAATGTTTAACCAGTATTACATTTACCTTACCGAAAACAAGGAAGTGGTAGAACTGAATTACCAATCGCAGCTCAACGATGCGACTTTTGAAGATTTGTTGAAAAAATCGGTGGAGAAAGACCGCGTACTCGAACGTACCACCACAGGTATACATAAAGATGAACTGGCTTTCGTAATCAGCAATATGCCACTAAAGAAATTCGGTTCGCAGGGACAGCAGAAATCCTTTTTAATTGCCTTAAAATTGGCGCAGTATGCCTACCTTGCCAAAAACAAAGGGTTTAAACCTTTACTCTTATTAGATGATATATTTGATAAGCTGGATGATAACCGCGTTCAAAAATTAATGCAAATGGTATCGCATCATGATTTTGGACAGATATTTATAACCGATACCGGAAAAGAAAGAGTAAAATCGATTTTCGAAAAAATAGAAGTTGATGTAACTTTGTTTGAAGTTGATAATGGAACTATAGAAAATGCGTAA